The following are encoded together in the Lathyrus oleraceus cultivar Zhongwan6 chromosome 3, CAAS_Psat_ZW6_1.0, whole genome shotgun sequence genome:
- the LOC127132391 gene encoding 60S ribosomal protein L22-2 codes for MSRASAAGAKGKKKGATFTIDCAKPVEDKIMDIASLEKFLQERIKVGGKAGALGDSVTVTREKSKITVTSDSNFSKRYLKYLTKKYLKKHNVRDWLRVIASNKDRNIYELRYFNIAENEGEEED; via the exons ATGAGTCGAGCTAGTGCAGCTGGTGCCAAGGGAAAGAAGAAGGGTGCAACCTTCACCATTGACTGTGCTAAGCCAGTTGAAGACAAGATCATGGACATTGCTTCCCTTGAGAAGTTTCTTCAAGAGAGGATCAAGGTCGGTGGCAAAGCTGGTGCTCTTGGTGATTCTGTTACTGTTACCAGGGAGAAATCCAAAATCACTGTTACCTCAGACAGCAACTTCTCCAAGAG GTATTTGAAGTATTTGACAAAGAAGTACTTGAAGAAACACAATGTAAGAGACTGGCTCAGAGTGATTGCTTCAAACAAAGATAGAAATATCTATGAGCTGAGGTACTTCAACATTGCTGAGAACGAGGGAGAGGAAGAAGATTAA